Proteins co-encoded in one Ponticoccus alexandrii genomic window:
- a CDS encoding 2-hydroxychromene-2-carboxylate isomerase, producing the protein MAHIDYYFATLSPFTYFAGTGLEEIAARHGATVTYKPLDILGLFSRTGGTPPAQRHPSRMAYRAQELTRLAKKTGMPFNLKPAFWPFNAAPSSYAVIAAQQAGGGDMGALVHGILRACWAEEKDAADDTVIRACLDSAGFDPALADSGLLVGAETYARNLEEAVERGVFGAPFYITDTDQRFWGQDRLADLDAYLCGDL; encoded by the coding sequence ATGGCCCATATCGACTATTATTTCGCGACCCTGTCGCCGTTCACCTATTTTGCGGGCACCGGTCTGGAAGAGATCGCCGCCCGTCACGGCGCCACGGTCACCTACAAGCCGCTGGATATCCTCGGGCTCTTCTCGCGGACCGGCGGCACACCCCCGGCGCAGCGCCACCCCTCGCGGATGGCGTACCGGGCGCAGGAACTGACCCGGCTGGCGAAGAAGACAGGGATGCCCTTCAACCTGAAACCCGCCTTCTGGCCTTTCAACGCCGCGCCGTCGTCCTACGCGGTGATCGCCGCGCAGCAGGCAGGCGGCGGCGACATGGGCGCGCTGGTGCACGGCATCCTGCGCGCCTGCTGGGCAGAGGAAAAGGACGCCGCCGACGATACGGTGATTCGCGCCTGCCTCGACAGTGCCGGCTTCGATCCCGCGCTGGCGGACAGCGGCCTTCTGGTGGGCGCCGAGACCTACGCCCGCAACCTCGAAGAGGCGGTCGAGCGTGGCGTCTTCGGCGCACCCTTCTACATCACCGACACGGACCAGCGCTTCTGGGGACAGGACCGGCTGGCGGATCTCGATGCGTATCTCTGCGGGGATCTCTAA
- a CDS encoding MarC family protein — translation MDLTALLRELVTLFVVIDPIGSLPVFYFATASVPVALHWKFAVRGVIVAWIVLMAFLVGGQILLEGLGLRFGSFQIAGGVILFLFALTMIFGDSKPEREMAEAERDHLSGAVFPLAMPSIASPGAMLAIVVLTDNHRHSVSEQLVTAGLLTLVLVLTLLLLLAAAPLKRVLGNTGAGVVSRVMGIILATVAVDAILGGLDAVGVLSVEGNGGPL, via the coding sequence TTGGACCTCACTGCCCTTCTGCGTGAACTCGTGACGCTGTTCGTGGTCATCGACCCGATCGGCTCCTTACCGGTGTTCTACTTCGCCACCGCCTCTGTCCCGGTAGCGCTGCACTGGAAATTCGCCGTGCGCGGGGTGATCGTCGCGTGGATCGTGCTCATGGCCTTTCTGGTCGGAGGGCAGATTCTGCTGGAAGGGCTTGGCCTGCGCTTCGGGTCGTTCCAGATCGCGGGTGGGGTGATCCTTTTCCTCTTCGCGCTGACCATGATCTTTGGCGATAGTAAACCCGAGCGCGAAATGGCAGAGGCGGAACGCGATCATCTCTCGGGCGCGGTTTTCCCACTGGCGATGCCCTCCATCGCGTCTCCCGGGGCTATGCTGGCCATCGTGGTGCTGACCGACAATCACCGCCACTCCGTGTCCGAGCAACTGGTCACGGCGGGCCTGCTGACGCTGGTGCTGGTCCTGACGCTGTTGCTGCTGCTGGCCGCCGCGCCGCTGAAGCGCGTGCTGGGCAATACCGGCGCGGGCGTTGTCAGCCGGGTCATGGGGATCATCCTTGCCACCGTCGCGGTCGACGCCATCCTCGGCGGGCTGGATGCGGTGGGCGTGCTGTCGGTCGAGGGCAACGGCGGGCCGCTGTAG
- a CDS encoding VOC family protein, with translation MTPRLRVARPTADLDALLPFYVEGLGLEVLTRFTGHDGFDGVMLGHAKAPWHLEFTRSDHPAPRAPSLDNLLVLYLPDRAEWQVAVARMQAAGFAPVAALNPYWDRQGATFEDPEDWRVVLQNDSWDL, from the coding sequence GTGACCCCCAGACTGCGCGTCGCCCGCCCGACGGCGGATCTGGACGCGCTGCTGCCCTTCTACGTCGAGGGGCTGGGGCTGGAGGTGCTGACCCGCTTCACAGGGCACGACGGCTTTGACGGGGTCATGCTGGGGCATGCAAAGGCGCCCTGGCACCTGGAGTTCACCCGCTCGGACCACCCTGCCCCGCGCGCGCCCAGCCTCGACAACCTGCTGGTGCTGTATCTGCCCGACCGGGCCGAATGGCAGGTCGCCGTGGCGCGGATGCAGGCGGCGGGCTTTGCGCCGGTGGCCGCGCTCAATCCCTACTGGGACCGGCAGGGCGCGACATTCGAAGATCCGGAGGACTGGCGCGTGGTCTTGCAGAACGACAGCTGGGATCTGTGA
- a CDS encoding F0F1 ATP synthase subunit epsilon — MADTMQFDLVSPERKLLSAQVKSVQIPGAAGDMTAMPNHAPTITTLRPGILTVETENGTEEFVVTGGFAEIGESLSVLAERALPRGDVDQATYESMVDEAHASYQKTKEAFPNEPGPVDDAVKLLMDMVAVGTHIGLDPKQPSI, encoded by the coding sequence ATGGCAGATACGATGCAATTCGACCTCGTCTCGCCCGAGCGCAAGCTGCTCTCGGCGCAGGTCAAATCGGTGCAGATCCCCGGGGCGGCTGGCGACATGACCGCCATGCCGAACCACGCGCCGACGATCACCACGCTGCGTCCGGGCATCCTGACCGTGGAGACCGAAAACGGCACCGAAGAGTTCGTCGTGACCGGCGGTTTCGCCGAAATCGGCGAGTCGCTTTCGGTTCTCGCCGAACGCGCGCTGCCGCGTGGCGACGTGGATCAGGCCACCTACGAGTCGATGGTGGATGAGGCTCATGCCTCCTACCAGAAGACCAAAGAGGCCTTCCCGAACGAGCCGGGCCCCGTCGATGACGCGGTCAAGCTTCTGATGGACATGGTCGCCGTCGGCACGCACATCGGTCTGGATCCGAAGCAGCCGTCGATCTGA
- a CDS encoding alpha/beta fold hydrolase produces the protein MPRDEAALPPIFHRSFDGGPARVLALHCGLGQSGMWKAVAAVLAPLATVIAPDLPGHGRSGAFPEGRDVHDVATQALRPFLAPGMHLVGHSFGATVALRLALEAPEPPASLTLIEPVLFAAARGSALYDLHRAQEQAFRDNFQIGDLTEAARFFNHLWGGRIPWHGFSDKVRQDMASRMPFVAATEPSLWHDSHAMLAPGRLETLGCPVTLIRGAETVPVIAAIHAGLATRLQRVRDVTITGAGHMVPLTHPKEVAAAISGLSGFS, from the coding sequence ATGCCGCGTGACGAGGCGGCCTTGCCGCCGATCTTCCACCGAAGCTTCGATGGCGGGCCGGCACGGGTTCTGGCCCTGCATTGCGGTCTCGGGCAGTCCGGCATGTGGAAAGCCGTGGCAGCGGTTCTCGCGCCGCTGGCGACCGTCATCGCGCCGGACCTGCCGGGCCATGGCCGCAGCGGCGCCTTCCCGGAGGGCCGCGATGTGCACGACGTCGCCACGCAGGCCCTGCGCCCCTTTCTGGCGCCGGGCATGCATCTCGTGGGGCACAGCTTCGGCGCCACCGTCGCCCTGCGCCTCGCGCTCGAGGCGCCTGAACCGCCCGCCTCGCTCACCCTGATCGAGCCGGTCCTCTTCGCCGCGGCCCGGGGGAGCGCGCTGTACGACCTTCACCGGGCGCAGGAACAGGCCTTCCGCGACAACTTTCAGATCGGTGACCTCACCGAAGCGGCCCGCTTCTTCAATCATCTCTGGGGGGGAAGGATCCCTTGGCACGGCTTCTCCGACAAGGTGCGGCAGGACATGGCTTCTCGAATGCCCTTCGTCGCCGCGACAGAGCCCAGCCTCTGGCATGACAGCCACGCCATGCTCGCGCCCGGGCGGCTCGAAACGCTCGGCTGCCCGGTCACCCTTATTCGCGGGGCCGAGACCGTTCCCGTCATCGCCGCGATCCACGCGGGACTCGCGACCCGCCTGCAAAGGGTCCGTGATGTCACGATCACAGGCGCCGGCCACATGGTGCCGCTGACCCACCCGAAAGAGGTGGCCGCCGCGATCTCCGGCCTGTCGGGGTTCTCCTGA
- a CDS encoding ribose-phosphate pyrophosphokinase, with amino-acid sequence MPTVIEPKLISGNANKPLAQAIARRMSLYRGMSVGLVDARVERFNDSEIFVEVFENVRGEDMFIIQPTSNPANDNLMELLIMADALRRSSAARITAVIPYFGYARQDRRTKARTPISAKLVANMMVTAGIERVLTLDLHAAQIQGFFDIPVDNLYASPIFALDVQKQFDDLSDVLVISPDVGGVARARELAKRINAPLAIVDKRREKPGEVAEMTVIGDVTGKRCIIVDDMCDTAGTLCKAAEVIMDHGATEVHAYISHGVMSGPAVERITKSVLKTLVLTDSIQPTGPVSDAPNIRVLPTAPMFAQSILNIWNGTSVSSLFETETLGPIYEGIL; translated from the coding sequence ATGCCCACCGTCATTGAACCCAAGCTGATTTCCGGCAATGCCAACAAGCCGCTTGCCCAGGCCATCGCGCGGCGGATGTCGCTGTATCGTGGCATGTCCGTGGGGCTGGTGGATGCCCGGGTCGAGCGGTTCAACGACAGCGAGATCTTCGTCGAGGTCTTCGAGAACGTGCGCGGCGAGGACATGTTCATCATCCAGCCGACGTCGAACCCGGCGAACGACAACCTGATGGAACTGCTGATCATGGCCGATGCGCTGCGCCGGTCCTCTGCGGCGCGGATCACCGCGGTGATCCCCTACTTCGGCTACGCCCGGCAGGACCGCCGCACCAAGGCGCGCACCCCGATTTCCGCAAAGCTGGTGGCCAACATGATGGTCACGGCGGGGATCGAGCGGGTGCTGACGCTGGACCTGCACGCGGCGCAGATCCAGGGCTTCTTCGACATCCCGGTCGACAACCTCTATGCCTCGCCGATCTTCGCGCTGGACGTACAGAAGCAGTTCGACGACCTTTCGGACGTGCTGGTGATCTCGCCCGACGTGGGCGGCGTGGCCCGCGCGCGCGAGCTGGCCAAGCGGATCAACGCCCCGCTGGCCATCGTCGACAAGCGGCGCGAGAAGCCGGGCGAGGTGGCCGAGATGACGGTGATCGGCGACGTGACCGGCAAGCGCTGCATCATCGTGGACGACATGTGCGACACGGCGGGCACGCTCTGCAAGGCGGCAGAGGTCATCATGGACCACGGCGCGACCGAGGTGCATGCCTATATCTCGCACGGGGTCATGTCGGGTCCGGCGGTCGAGCGGATCACGAAATCGGTGCTCAAGACGCTGGTGCTGACCGATTCGATCCAGCCCACCGGGCCGGTCTCGGACGCGCCGAACATCCGCGTGCTGCCGACCGCGCCGATGTTCGCGCAATCGATCCTGAACATCTGGAACGGCACCTCGGTGTCCTCGCTCTTCGAGACGGAAACACTGGGGCCGATCTACGAAGGCATCCTGTGA
- the plsY gene encoding glycerol-3-phosphate 1-O-acyltransferase PlsY, with product MFDTPLLIAGTWVVLGYLMGSVPFGILITRAMGLGDLRSIGSGNIGATNVLRTGNKAAAAATLLLDGVKGALAVLLAGWVTGDSGAMQIAGLAAFIGHCYPVWLRFRGGKGVATFLGVVLALSWPVGLACCAMWLLAALVTRISSVGALVGAASSMVWMFAFARWDLLLTGTILTALVFWRHRENLKRLKAGTEPRIGKK from the coding sequence ATGTTCGACACTCCGCTGCTGATCGCCGGAACCTGGGTGGTGCTGGGCTACCTCATGGGGTCGGTGCCCTTCGGCATCCTGATAACCCGGGCCATGGGGCTGGGCGACCTGCGCAGCATCGGGTCGGGCAATATCGGCGCAACCAACGTGCTGCGCACCGGCAACAAGGCGGCGGCGGCAGCGACGCTGCTGCTGGACGGGGTCAAGGGCGCGCTGGCGGTGCTGCTCGCAGGCTGGGTGACCGGCGACAGCGGCGCCATGCAGATCGCGGGACTGGCGGCCTTCATCGGCCATTGCTACCCGGTCTGGCTGCGCTTCCGGGGCGGCAAGGGCGTGGCGACCTTCCTTGGCGTCGTGCTGGCGCTGAGCTGGCCCGTCGGACTGGCCTGCTGCGCGATGTGGCTGCTGGCGGCGCTGGTGACGCGGATTTCCTCGGTGGGGGCGCTGGTGGGGGCGGCCTCTTCGATGGTCTGGATGTTCGCCTTCGCGCGGTGGGACCTGCTGCTGACCGGCACGATCCTGACGGCGCTGGTCTTCTGGCGGCACCGGGAGAACCTGAAGCGGCTGAAGGCCGGGACGGAACCCCGGATCGGAAAGAAGTAG
- a CDS encoding H-type lectin domain-containing protein — translation MRKFTGALIGVAQGNEELFSDFASGGEMWTGSGARERRKTIRFAEPFRTPPAVQVALSLWDMDQGANVRADIAAENVTTTGFDLAFRTWSDTRVARVRMNWLAIGEVASEDDWTLY, via the coding sequence ATGCGGAAATTCACGGGCGCGCTGATCGGGGTCGCACAGGGCAACGAGGAACTGTTCTCGGACTTTGCCTCTGGCGGCGAGATGTGGACCGGCTCGGGTGCCCGGGAGCGGCGCAAGACGATCCGCTTTGCAGAGCCCTTCCGCACGCCGCCCGCCGTGCAGGTCGCGCTGTCGCTGTGGGACATGGATCAGGGTGCCAACGTGCGCGCCGATATCGCCGCCGAAAACGTCACCACAACCGGCTTCGATCTTGCCTTCCGCACCTGGTCCGACACCCGCGTTGCCCGCGTCCGGATGAACTGGCTGGCCATCGGGGAAGTCGCGTCAGAGGATGACTGGACGCTCTACTAG